One segment of Amycolatopsis alba DSM 44262 DNA contains the following:
- the asnB gene encoding asparagine synthase (glutamine-hydrolyzing), which translates to MCGITGWIDYNRDLATERPTVELMTEAIASRGVDDHGLWLRGHACLGHTRTAVIDPAGGAQPMIADEDGSPSAVLAYSGEIFNFQQLRTELRERGHKFRTRSDTEVVLRSYLEWGVRCAERLEGMFAFAVWDLRTEELVLIRDRMGIKPLFYAKIPGGFIFGSEPKALLAHPAIRPTVDLDGLREIFSTAKRPGAAVFRDMQELRAGHTLTVSRKGLYEQTYWKLEAKPHEEDLGGTIAHVRSLLSDIVLRELVADVPLCVGLSGGLDSSAITALAAQWMWKLGGDRVRTVTHAFEGYEENFRPDDVRDTPDGPFAAEMAALVRSDHTDLTIRTADLMDPETRRAVLLAQDMPSTLGDMDTSHYLMLKSVRDHSTVMLTGEVGDEVFCGFRWMFDPDFTNSGTFPWVANENKMRSTGHGRGLFDQGLFSRKLDMATYYADNYQQTIDETPHQEGENGLEHKMREICYAHFTRWLPMLLARGDRLAMAHGLETRIPYCDHRLVEYLYNTPWAFKTFDGREKSLLRAAVGDLLPKSIVERRKSPWPVTQDPAYTEALHREFAGVLADPSSPVLPLLDLKASKETAANPTGSAHEWQSRINVETALQFNAWLRHYQVDLAI; encoded by the coding sequence ATGTGCGGAATCACCGGTTGGATCGACTACAACCGTGACCTGGCCACGGAACGGCCGACCGTGGAACTGATGACCGAGGCGATCGCGAGCCGCGGCGTCGACGACCACGGGCTCTGGCTGCGCGGCCACGCCTGCCTCGGGCACACCCGCACGGCGGTGATCGACCCGGCGGGCGGCGCGCAGCCGATGATCGCCGACGAAGACGGCAGCCCCTCCGCGGTCTTGGCCTACAGCGGCGAGATCTTCAACTTCCAGCAGCTGCGCACCGAACTGCGCGAGCGGGGGCACAAGTTCCGCACCCGCAGCGACACCGAGGTGGTGCTGCGGTCGTATCTGGAGTGGGGGGTGCGCTGCGCGGAACGCCTCGAGGGCATGTTCGCGTTCGCCGTCTGGGACCTGCGGACCGAGGAGCTGGTGCTGATCCGCGACCGGATGGGCATCAAACCGCTGTTCTACGCGAAGATCCCCGGCGGGTTCATCTTCGGCTCCGAGCCGAAGGCGCTGCTCGCGCACCCCGCCATCCGGCCGACGGTGGACCTGGACGGGCTGCGGGAGATCTTCTCCACGGCCAAACGCCCCGGCGCCGCGGTGTTCCGTGACATGCAGGAACTTCGCGCGGGACACACGCTCACGGTGAGCCGCAAGGGCCTGTACGAGCAGACCTACTGGAAGCTCGAAGCCAAGCCGCACGAGGAAGACCTCGGCGGCACCATCGCGCACGTGCGCTCGCTGCTGTCCGACATCGTGCTGCGCGAACTGGTCGCGGACGTGCCGCTGTGCGTCGGGCTGTCCGGCGGGCTCGACTCCAGCGCGATCACCGCGCTGGCCGCCCAGTGGATGTGGAAACTCGGCGGCGACCGGGTGCGCACGGTGACCCACGCTTTCGAGGGCTACGAAGAGAACTTCCGGCCGGACGACGTCCGGGACACCCCGGACGGCCCGTTCGCCGCCGAGATGGCGGCGCTGGTCCGGTCCGATCACACCGACCTGACGATCCGGACCGCCGACCTGATGGACCCGGAGACCCGGCGCGCGGTGCTGCTGGCGCAGGACATGCCGTCCACGCTCGGCGACATGGACACGTCGCACTACCTGATGCTCAAGTCGGTGCGCGACCACTCCACGGTGATGCTCACCGGCGAGGTCGGCGACGAGGTGTTCTGCGGCTTCCGCTGGATGTTCGACCCGGACTTCACCAATTCCGGCACCTTTCCCTGGGTGGCCAACGAAAACAAGATGCGCAGCACCGGCCACGGCCGTGGCCTGTTCGACCAGGGACTGTTCAGCCGGAAGCTGGACATGGCGACCTACTACGCCGACAACTACCAGCAGACCATCGACGAAACCCCCCACCAGGAAGGGGAAAACGGCCTGGAGCACAAGATGCGCGAGATCTGCTACGCGCACTTCACCCGGTGGCTGCCGATGCTGCTCGCCCGCGGCGACAGGCTGGCGATGGCGCACGGGCTCGAGACCCGTATCCCGTACTGCGACCACCGGCTGGTCGAATACCTCTACAACACCCCGTGGGCGTTCAAGACTTTCGACGGCCGGGAGAAGAGCCTCCTGCGGGCGGCCGTCGGCGACCTGCTGCCCAAGTCCATTGTGGAGCGCCGGAAGAGCCCGTGGCCGGTGACGCAGGATCCGGCGTACACCGAGGCACTGCACCGCGAATTCGCCGGCGTGCTGGCGGACCCGTCTTCACCGGTGCTGCCCCTGCTCGACCTGAAGGCCTCGAAGGAGACAGCGGCGAACCCGACCGGTTCCGCCCACGAATGGCAGAGCCGGATCAACGTGGAAACGGCGCTGCAGTTCAACGCCTGGCTCCGGCACTACCAGGTCGACCTCGCCATCTGA
- a CDS encoding right-handed parallel beta-helix repeat-containing protein codes for MTALGARSVGALAAALLVIVSTATPSAAEPRPATYFVDCQRGSDEASGTRAAAPWASVAKASARTYAPGDRVVFRAGTRCDGMFAPKGSGTPGKPITVGSYGSGAKPAIDAHGALAAVLLDDVEGWEIEDLALSNLGPAPGAHEIRFGVYARLTDYGVGRHYVVRDVDVHDVNGCQCQNPSDPDPSGGILFKAAGTGRPTGFDDVLVDGNTVTRTGRTAIGTSSDWQRRPEYPSGTGSAYVPITRLRITGNTLRTIHGDGIGVYNGLNALVEDNVLDGYAIGGTKYTTGMFAYNSNGTRIRYNTVSDGKGGETLPSQSFMVESASLGTVYEHNLSRRSDGGLLIVCNDPDATADRTVFRYNVSLDDNSLGRYPNGDRTGVFTMMCGDPGSLSVYGNVVRTGVAEVMVNNVGDFGASFVGNLFSGRPGGSRIDDPKSTYRHNVFLSITGRPQTGAFSATPVDAGARRDRFTAR; via the coding sequence ATGACAGCACTGGGAGCACGTTCGGTGGGGGCGCTGGCGGCCGCCCTGCTGGTGATCGTGTCGACCGCCACGCCGTCCGCAGCCGAACCCCGCCCCGCGACGTATTTCGTCGACTGTCAGCGAGGATCGGACGAGGCCTCCGGCACGCGCGCCGCGGCGCCGTGGGCGTCGGTGGCGAAAGCGAGCGCGCGGACCTACGCGCCGGGTGACCGCGTCGTGTTCCGTGCGGGCACCCGGTGCGACGGCATGTTCGCGCCGAAAGGCTCCGGCACGCCGGGGAAGCCGATCACCGTCGGGTCCTACGGCTCGGGTGCCAAACCCGCCATCGACGCGCACGGCGCGCTCGCGGCCGTCCTGCTGGACGACGTCGAAGGCTGGGAGATCGAGGATCTCGCGCTGTCGAACCTCGGGCCGGCGCCCGGCGCGCACGAGATCCGGTTCGGTGTCTACGCCCGGCTGACCGACTACGGCGTCGGACGGCACTACGTCGTGCGGGACGTCGACGTCCACGACGTCAACGGCTGTCAGTGTCAGAATCCCAGTGACCCCGATCCGAGCGGCGGGATCCTCTTCAAGGCCGCGGGTACCGGGCGGCCGACCGGCTTCGACGACGTCCTCGTCGACGGCAACACCGTCACCAGGACCGGGCGGACCGCCATCGGCACCTCTTCGGACTGGCAACGCCGTCCCGAATACCCCAGCGGCACGGGTTCCGCGTACGTGCCCATCACGAGGCTGCGGATCACCGGCAACACGCTGCGCACCATCCACGGCGACGGTATCGGTGTCTACAATGGACTGAACGCGCTGGTCGAGGACAACGTGCTCGACGGCTACGCGATCGGCGGGACGAAGTACACCACCGGCATGTTCGCCTACAACTCGAACGGCACCAGGATCCGCTACAACACCGTCTCGGACGGGAAAGGCGGGGAAACGCTGCCGTCGCAGTCCTTCATGGTCGAGTCCGCGTCGCTGGGGACGGTGTACGAGCACAACCTCAGCCGCCGCAGCGACGGCGGCCTGCTGATCGTCTGCAACGACCCCGACGCCACCGCGGACCGCACCGTGTTCCGGTACAACGTCAGCCTCGACGACAACTCGCTCGGCCGGTATCCGAACGGCGACCGCACCGGTGTCTTCACCATGATGTGCGGCGACCCCGGCTCGCTTTCGGTGTACGGCAACGTGGTGCGCACCGGCGTCGCCGAGGTGATGGTGAACAACGTCGGCGACTTCGGCGCGTCGTTCGTCGGCAACCTGTTCTCCGGCCGCCCCGGCGGTTCGCGGATCGACGATCCGAAGAGCACGTACCGCCACAACGTGTTCCTGTCCATCACCGGACGGCCGCAGACGGGCGCCTTCTCCGCGACGCCGGTCGACGCGGGTGCCCGTCGTGACCGGTTCACGGCGCGATGA
- a CDS encoding cytochrome P450, translating into MTGAPELAFPLADATALDPDTRFRGLRDEGPVRVRLPFGEPAWLVSSYEDVRTVLGDRRFSRADSLGADEPRVVPMPQRANLILNHDEPEHSRLRGLVAAAFTRPGVRRLETVTEGFVAGLLDRLSAQGPPGDLVSAVAAPLPALVMAELLGVPEEGREDFVGLTGSLLATALATQTAEQTKAAGLRLWAVLGDLVRERRRSPGTGLVADLVRGGVSDEEAVALCATVVIAGHDATTMQLGNFCYQLLTTPGRYEQLVADPALIENAVEELMRYSPLGISTAFPRRVTEDVELGGVLLRAGDYVVVALTAANRDGEVFDRPDELELTRRPNPHLGFGYGLHRCLGAQLALLQLRVVLRALVTRFPGLALAVPVADVRWSPGLLARSAESLPVCW; encoded by the coding sequence ATGACCGGCGCGCCCGAACTCGCCTTCCCGCTCGCCGACGCCACCGCGCTCGACCCGGACACCCGTTTTCGCGGGCTGCGAGACGAGGGACCGGTCCGGGTACGGCTGCCCTTCGGCGAGCCCGCCTGGCTCGTGAGCAGCTACGAGGACGTCCGGACGGTGCTCGGGGACCGGCGGTTCTCCCGTGCGGACTCGCTCGGCGCGGACGAACCGCGGGTGGTGCCGATGCCGCAGCGGGCCAACCTGATCCTGAACCACGACGAGCCGGAGCACAGCAGGCTGCGTGGCCTGGTGGCCGCAGCGTTCACCCGGCCCGGCGTACGGCGGCTCGAAACGGTGACGGAAGGCTTCGTGGCAGGCCTGCTGGACCGGCTGAGCGCCCAGGGGCCGCCGGGGGACCTGGTCTCCGCGGTCGCGGCGCCGCTGCCCGCGCTCGTGATGGCCGAGCTGCTCGGTGTCCCCGAGGAAGGCCGCGAAGACTTCGTCGGGCTGACCGGCTCCCTGCTGGCGACCGCGCTGGCGACGCAGACCGCCGAGCAGACCAAGGCCGCGGGGCTGCGGTTGTGGGCGGTGCTCGGTGACCTCGTGCGCGAACGGCGCCGATCGCCGGGTACCGGGCTCGTGGCCGATCTGGTGCGGGGCGGGGTGAGCGACGAGGAAGCCGTCGCGTTGTGCGCCACCGTGGTGATCGCCGGCCACGACGCCACCACCATGCAGCTCGGCAACTTCTGCTACCAGCTGCTCACCACGCCGGGGCGGTACGAGCAGCTCGTCGCCGATCCGGCGCTGATCGAAAACGCCGTCGAAGAACTGATGCGGTACAGCCCGCTCGGCATCAGCACGGCGTTCCCGCGCCGGGTGACCGAGGACGTCGAGCTCGGCGGGGTGCTTCTGCGCGCGGGGGACTACGTGGTGGTGGCGCTGACCGCGGCCAACCGCGACGGCGAGGTCTTCGACCGGCCGGACGAGCTCGAACTGACCCGGCGGCCGAATCCGCACCTCGGCTTCGGTTACGGGCTGCACCGGTGTCTCGGCGCGCAGCTGGCGCTCTTGCAGCTTCGCGTGGTGCTGCGCGCGCTGGTCACCAGGTTTCCGGGACTGGCGCTCGCCGTGCCCGTCGCCGACGTGCGCTGGTCGCCCGGCCTGTTGGCGCGAAGCGCGGAAAGCCTCCCGGTCTGCTGGTAG
- a CDS encoding SDR family NAD(P)-dependent oxidoreductase has protein sequence MDLELRGKRALITGGTKGIGKAVVLALAKDGVDVVTCARGRDSVVALRAELDALGGEHLVCEADLTADGEAERLAGRCAERFGGLDLVVHNAATVGRAAYPKLGLAEWEATLAANVTAVHRLTTAVLPLLGRGSSVVAISSRSAELGLAGRVHYTASKAALHGWNRSLAQEYGPAGIRFNLLTLGMVHTEVYDDLAEADRAALLARFEPVIALGRPATPDEVADAVRWLASDLSGYVTGSAVTVDGALC, from the coding sequence ATGGACCTGGAACTGCGGGGCAAACGCGCGCTGATCACCGGCGGAACCAAGGGGATCGGCAAGGCCGTCGTGCTCGCGCTCGCCAAGGACGGCGTCGACGTCGTCACCTGCGCGCGCGGACGGGACAGCGTGGTGGCACTGCGGGCCGAACTCGACGCCCTCGGTGGCGAGCACCTCGTCTGCGAGGCCGACCTCACCGCGGACGGCGAGGCCGAACGGCTCGCCGGACGCTGTGCCGAGCGGTTCGGCGGGCTGGATCTGGTGGTGCACAACGCCGCGACGGTCGGCCGGGCCGCTTACCCGAAGCTCGGCCTGGCCGAGTGGGAGGCCACCCTCGCCGCCAACGTCACCGCCGTGCACCGGCTGACCACCGCGGTGCTCCCGCTGCTCGGCCGCGGGTCGTCGGTCGTCGCGATCAGTTCCAGGTCCGCGGAGCTCGGCCTGGCCGGGCGCGTGCACTACACCGCGTCGAAGGCGGCCCTGCACGGCTGGAACCGTTCACTGGCACAGGAATACGGCCCCGCGGGCATCCGGTTCAACCTGCTGACGCTGGGCATGGTCCACACCGAGGTCTACGACGATCTCGCCGAGGCGGACCGCGCCGCGCTGCTGGCCCGGTTCGAGCCCGTCATCGCGCTGGGCAGGCCGGCCACCCCGGACGAGGTGGCCGACGCGGTGCGCTGGCTGGCCAGCGACCTCTCCGGTTACGTCACCGGCAGCGCCGTCACGGTCGACGGCGCGCTCTGCTGA
- a CDS encoding SDR family NAD(P)-dependent oxidoreductase — MDLGLRDKRVLITGATRGIGKATARLFAEEGARVAITYHTGKEAADELVTGLGGPDRALAVRHDLGDPVSIKAAVEEVERHWGGIDVVVCNAQTFTWINPEDLTEFENFQEGWYTKLRENSEGHIRTVQHALGGMRARGWGRVVLLSSVTATHGMYGSEIYSAAKSALNGFVRGLMWTKGGVLSNVVAPGGTLTESFDGVDPAIVEQAAATTPSGHLSKPEDVGRLIVFLCSEANGNISGEVINVAGGR; from the coding sequence ATGGATCTGGGACTGCGGGACAAGCGGGTGCTGATCACGGGCGCGACCAGAGGGATCGGCAAGGCGACGGCCCGGCTGTTCGCCGAAGAGGGCGCGCGGGTCGCCATCACCTATCACACCGGCAAGGAAGCGGCCGACGAACTGGTGACCGGACTCGGCGGGCCGGACCGGGCGCTCGCGGTCCGGCACGACCTCGGCGACCCGGTCTCGATCAAGGCCGCCGTCGAAGAGGTGGAACGGCACTGGGGCGGCATCGACGTCGTGGTGTGCAACGCCCAGACCTTCACCTGGATCAACCCGGAGGACCTCACCGAGTTCGAGAACTTCCAAGAGGGCTGGTACACCAAGCTGCGCGAGAACAGCGAAGGGCACATCCGCACCGTCCAGCACGCGCTGGGCGGCATGCGTGCCCGCGGCTGGGGCCGGGTCGTCCTGCTGTCCTCGGTGACGGCCACCCACGGGATGTACGGCTCGGAGATCTACAGCGCCGCGAAGTCCGCGCTGAACGGGTTCGTCCGCGGGCTGATGTGGACGAAGGGCGGCGTGCTCAGCAACGTGGTGGCGCCCGGCGGCACGCTGACAGAGAGCTTCGACGGCGTCGACCCGGCGATCGTCGAACAGGCGGCGGCCACCACCCCGAGCGGGCATCTGAGCAAACCGGAGGACGTCGGCAGGCTCATCGTCTTCCTCTGCTCCGAGGCCAACGGCAACATCAGCGGCGAAGTGATCAACGTGGCAGGCGGCCGCTGA